The following nucleotide sequence is from Elusimicrobia bacterium HGW-Elusimicrobia-1.
CAAAACGAATATGGCGGCGCGCAACACACTTTACCTGACTATTCCGGCGATGGTTTTCTTCGTCGCGGCGTGTTTTTCAAAAATCCAGATAGGCCACAGACACATACTGCCCGTCTATCCTTTTATCGTCCTCTTTGCCGGCGCGGGAGCGGCGGCGCTACTCAGAAAAAACGCATATTCTAAAATACTGGCCGTATTTTTGCTCGCTTCCTGCGCCGCGGAATTCGCGGCGGTTCATCCCTGGCACATAAGTTATTTCAGCCATATATTCGGAGGACCGTCGCGGGGACACAAATATCTGCTGGACTCAAACCTCGACTGGGGGCAGGGACTCTCGGATTTGTCGGCTTTTCTTAAAACCCGCGGCGTCGACGGCATTTATCTTTCGTACTTCGGCACGGCGGACCCCGGATATCACGGAATAAAATACCGTCCCGTCGGTTTTATTACAAATGTGCCGCGCGGCGGGTCGGACGTAAACATATCCGCCCGGCCGCAAAAATATCTTGCCGTATCGGCGACTAATCTATTTGCAAATTATTACGCCGATAAAAATATTTTCGGGCCGCTGCGCGACATTAAACCGGTTTACACAGCCGCGCACTCGATATACGTTTACGATCTTGCCGACGACAGAGTGCGCGAATATCTCGCGGCTCTTTACGAGACACTCGGGGAGGAGCGGGAAGCCGCGCGGGTGCGCGCTCTCTTTGCGGGATTGAACAAAATCCGTTGATTTGATAGAATAACACCTATATATGAACATAGCGCTTCAACTTACCGTTTTCCGTCTGGCGATTCTGCCGTTTTTCGTGTTTCTTATGTACGTCAACAGTTTTGAGGCCCGCCTTGCGGCGCTCGCGCTGTTTCTGCTGGGAATGCTTTCAGACGCGTGGGACGGCTATTTCGCGCGCAAGCGAAATGAAGTGACCACCCTGGGAACTTTTCTTGACCCTCTGGCCGACAAACTCCTGATTTCCTCCGCGCTCGTCTCCTTTGTGGGTCTCAAAGAACTCAGCATCCCGGCGTGGATGGTCGTAGTGATAATATCCAGAGAATTTCTTATCACGGGGCTGCGGTCTCTTGCCGCCGCCGGGCAGGTAATCATTCCGGCCGACAAAGCCGGAAAGTTCAAGACAACTTCTCAGACGGTCGTCTGCATCGCGATACTTATAATTCTGGTGGCCCGCGCTTACATAAAAACCCGCATGCCGGAGCACACGGCGTGGCTTGAAGTGCTGGCCCCCGCGCCATTCACGCTTATGTTCCTTATAACGGTGCTGACTTTTTATTCCGGCGCGCGGTATCTTTCCAAGTACAAATATCTTCTGAAATAAAAACCCGCGAGCCGGCCGCGCGCGGCAAGATTCCCGTCTTGTTGAGTTTCGCGTAATAATGACCCCTTCTGAAATTCCGCCGAATATGAAACCTTCGATGTTTTTCGCCTCTTTTTTCGGCGCGGGATTTTTTCCCGCCGCGCCCGGCACGGCCGGCTCCGTCGCGGCGGCGGCATTGTATGCGCTTATGGTTCCGCGCGGATTTGGACTTTTCGCCGCCGCGGCTATGTTTATCGCCGGTGTCTTCATAGTCAGAGCCACGCGGACTTATCTTGAAACCGAGGACGACCAGAGAATAGTTATCGACGAGGCGGCCGGTGTTTGGCTGGCGATGGCCGCCGCTCCTCAGGGACTCTGGAACGCATTGGCGGCGGTGGCTCTTTTCAGATTTTTCGACGTGCTCAAACCTCTGGGGATAAAAAAAATACAGCGCCTGCCTTACGAATGGGGCATTATGCTCGACGATACCGCCGCCGGAATACTTGCCGCTGCGGCTTTAAGGGCGGCATCATTTCTGACGAGGTTCTTTTGAAAATCATAACCGTTTCCGTCGGAGAACTTGAAACCAACTGCTATATCCTCATAGACGATTCGTCGGAAGCCGTGGTAATAGACCCCGGAGCCGAGGCGAAAAAAATAATAGCCGCGCTGGATAGAGAAAAAGCCGTCTGCCGGCGCATAATATTTACGCACGGCCACGCCGACCACATCGGCGCGGCGGGGGATATCAAAGCAAAGTACGGGGCTCTCATACTGACGCACCCGCTCGAATTCGAGGCGCTCGTATCGAGCGAAAAAAATCTTTCGGCCTTCACGGGCGACTTCATTTCGGCGCCTCCGGCCGACGGCGCTCTAAACGACGGAGATACGGTTTCCGCAGGGGAAATATCGCTGGAAGTAATGCACACGCCGGGACACACGGCCGGCGGGATATGCCTGATAGCGCGGAAAAAAAACGGCGAGGCGTTCGCGGTTTTTTCCGGCGACACAATTTTCCGCCAAACGGTAGGAAGATGCGATTTGCCCGGCGGAGATGAAAAAGCGATGGCGGCGTCCGTATCCAAATTTATGGCCATCCGCGGCAATCCCGCCATATATCCGGGTCACGGAAGCGCCACCACTTTGTACGCCGAAAAACTCTCCAATCCGTTTTTCAGGAATCAGTTATGAAGAATCCCGCCGAGTTGCTCCAAGAGTTTGAAGCATACATATCCGCGGAAAAGGGTCTGGCGCGCAACACGCTGGAGGCCTACCGCAGCGATCTTAAAATATTTTTGGAATATCTGAAAAAACTCAAAATTCCCGTCGAGAAAGTAGTTCAGGATACCGTATCCGGATATTTGTGGGACAGAAAAACGGGAGGAATGGCGGCCGCGAGTATTTACCGGAATATGGAGTCGATAAGGCAATTTTACAGATTTCTTGTCCTTGAACACGACCTTCCCGACGACCCCACAATGAATCTGCCCCTGCCCAAAACGGCCGCGTTGCTGCCGGAGTTTTTATCGGCGCCGGAAATCGCGGCGCTCATCTCGTCCGTCCCGTACAAAACCAAAAATCAACTCAGATTCAGGGCGATGCTGGAAGTGATGTACTCGTCGGGCTTAAGAATTTCCGAAGTGCTCACATTAAAGAAATCCGACCCTGATCCGACTCTGGGAATAATCAAAGTAAAAGGCAAAGGGTCCAAAGAGCGGATTGTGCCTCTCAATAAAACCGCCGCGATGTTCGTTGAAAAACATATACTGTCGTCGGGCGCGGCAATTTCCGACGACGGCTATCTTTTTGCCGGAGCGGGCGGCAGGCCCCTCAGCCGCGTATCCTTCTGGAAACGCCTTAAAAAAAACGCCGCGGCCGCGGGAATATTAAAAAACGTAAAGCCGCATTCCATAAGACACTCGTTCGCGTCGCATCTTCTGGAAGGCGGCGCGGATTTAAGAAGCATACAGGAAATGCTCGGGCATTCTTCCATATCCACAACGCAAATCTACACTCATATAGACCGCAGGCGTTTGAAGGACATTCATAAAAAATTTCATCCGCGGAGCCGCTGAAAGCCGTCGAAATCCGCGTCGCGGAGTTGTATAACATCCGGAGGTCTCCATGACAAACAAATACAAGGCCGAGGAACTCGTAGCCAAACTTTCGCGGGCGGGGGCATCCGTCAGGTCGGAACTGTCAAAAAAAATAGTCGGTCAGGACGAGGCCGTCGGGCAGTTGCTCGTGGCGCTTTTCAGCAAAGGACATTGTCTTATCGTAGGCGTTCCCGGTCTGGCAAAAACCCTTTTGGTATCCACACTATCCGAAATTCTGGGATTGAAATTCTCGCGAATACAATTCACGCCCGATCTTATGCCCGCCGACATCACGGGAACGGAAATAATACAGGAAGACCCGGCAACCGCGCGAAAAATTTTCAGATTCATACCCGGTCCGGTGTTCACCCAGATACTTCTGGCCGACGAAATCAACCGCACTCCTCCTAAAACTCAGTCGGCGCTTCTTGAAGCGATGCAGGAAATGAAGGTCACGTCGGCGGGAAAGTCGTACGCCCTGGAACCCCCGTTTTTCGTACTGGCCACTCAAAACCCGATAGAGCAGGAAGGGACTTATCCTCTTCCCGAAGCGCAGCTCGACAGATTTTTCTTTCAGATAAACATATCTTATCCCACGGCGGCCGAAGAAAAAACCATTGCGATGACGACCACGTCGCGGGAGGCGTCCCCCGTCGACAAAATACTTTCGGCTTCGGACATCATCGCGTTGCAGGACATAGTGCGGCAGGTGCCGGTTTCGGATTATATACTCGAAAAAGTCGTAGCCATGGTCAGAGACACCCGACCCGGCGGAAAAGAAACGGCGGCCAAATCTTCGCTCAAATACGTCCAGTGGGGCGCGGGGCCGCGCGGGACGCAAAGCGTAATACTGGCCGCCAAAGCCCACGCCATACTCAATTCGCGGATGACAGTTTCCACCGAAGACGTGGCAGCCGTCGTAAAGCCCGCGCTGCGTCACAGGATGATACTCAATTACACCGCCGAGGCCGAAGGCGTAACGACCGACGCGCTTATAGAGGAACTTTTCGGGGCGCACTTCGATGAGCGAACTGCTTGACGCAAAGATTCTTGGCGCCATCGCCGGAAAAGTTTGGAAAACCGCCAGAAGGGCCGAAGGCACCGTCGCGGGACGTCACGCGTCCAGACACACCGGACAATCGCTGGAATTTTCGCAGCATCGCGGTTACGTCTTCGGCGACGACATAAAACACGTCGACTGGAAACTCTTCGCCAGAAACGAGAGATTTTTCGTAAAACAGTTCCGCGCCGAAACCAACGTAAGGGCATACATTACACTCGACGCATCGGCGTCGATGGCCTTCCCGTCCGAACGACAAAATAATCGCTTCGGTGAACGTCCGGCCAAACTCGAATACGCAAAAAAAATCGCCGCCGCCGCCGCTTATGTGCTGGCCGCCCAGGGCGACGCGGTCGGACTTTGTATCGCCAAACGCGACGGAGGAATTTTCCTGCCGGCGGCGGGGGGGTGGGGGCGGTTTGAAGAAATAATGAATATCCTTGAAACCGTCGAAGCCGAAGGCAGCTGCGGACTTCCCGCCGCAGCCGACGGCATGGCCGCCAAAATGAAAAAGCGCTCGCTTTTTCTTCTTATTTCCGACCTGCTCGAAGACCGCGGCGAAATTCTTGCCGCTATCAAACGTCTTTCTTCGATGCGGCACGAGTGCCGCCTGATACATATTCTCGACAGGAGCGAAATGTCCCTCGATATCGATTCACCGACGACAGTAACCGATTCCGAAACTCTTGAAAGCGTCGAGATAGATCCCGCCGCGGCAAAAAAGTACCGCGAAGCGATGGACGCGGAAATTTCTTTCTGGCGGACATCTCTGGGGAAACATTCCGTCGGTTACGATCTTTTTTTTACCGACGAAGCGCCCGAAAAAAACATCGCTCGCCTATTGTTCTAAAATCCTATTGATTAATCAATTGAGTCAGTTGAAAAAGTATCCAAAATATCACCCTGAACCTTTCGCTTTTGTCACCCTGACCCCGCGCTTGATGCGGGGGAAGGGTCTCGCTTTGGCTCGTCGGAAAACTAGATTCTTCGCGGAGTTTATCCTGAGCGAAAAACTGAGATTCTTCGCTTCGCTCAGAATGACATCGCGAAGGACCCAGAATGACGCTCGCCGAAGGGCTCAGAATGACAAATAACGGGTGGTTTCAATTGAGTCAAATTAAACCCTAAACCCTATCCCCTAATTTATGCCTATATTCTTCGCCGAACCACTATGGTGGCTTTTTCTGGCGCCCGCGTCGCTGCCGCCGCTGATACACCTCTTGGCGCGCAGACGAAAAACCCTGACGCTGCCCAGCATTCTTCTTGTGCAAAAAATAACCCGCGAAAAAACACTTCTGCGGCGATGGCAAAAAATACTTCTTATGTTATTGCGCTGCGCCGCGCTGGCCGCGCTGGGAGCGTCGTTCGCCGGACCCTATTTTTCCGTCGGGGGCGCAAAGGCCTCCGCCGGAGATTCCGCGGTGATTTTTCTATTCGACGTTTCGCTCTCCGGAGATTTTTCGGCAGGCGGAATTACGGAGCACGAGGCCGCCAAAACCGCGGCTCTTGAAATTCTCAAACGCCTTCCAAGCGAAACCGCCGTGGCCGTGGCGGCCTACTCGGATGCGCGGCATCCGCAAATAACTCCTTTTACTCTCAATAAAATCGCCGCGGGCGAAAGCATATCCCGCACCGCGGCCGGATACGACGCCACCGACCACGCCGCGGGGCTTGAAGCCGCAGCGGCGCTAATTAAGGAATCTGTGTATTCCAAAAATACAATTATATGGTTTACGGACGCCGCGCGCTCCGGTTTTGCGCGCGAGGTATCGTTTCAGAACGGCCGGAAACCGCTGTTGCTGCTTGCGTCCGGCGCAGAAATTCGGCCCAACGTTTGGATAACCGGATATTCCGTCGACGACAACGGAAATCTCGCGGCGCACATAGAAAGCCGCGATTTCGACGGTAACGCAATGCTTTCCCTGAGTTCGAGAGGCAAAAATCTCGGAGAAATAAGCGTTTCGCTCAAACAAGGGTCGAATAAAGCCGGAACTTTCTGGCGCGCGGCGCCTCTGGAACCCTGCATATTTGAAATACGCGGCGACGCGTTGCGCAAAGACGACACTTACCGCTTCGCGGCGCCGGAAACCCGCGGTAACGTAAAGGCCATTATCGTCGACGGCAACCCGAAACCCGGCCACTTTTCGGAGGTGTATTATCTTGAAGCCGCGGCGATGTCATTGGGAATGGACGCTAAAACCGTGCGCTTTTATGATTTCGCGGATTTCCGCTTAAACGACTTCGACGCGGTCTTTTTTTCCAACTTCTGGCCGCGAGACCGCGAAGAGGAAATAACGGAATATCTGTCGGGACTGGGACGGGTGATACTTTTTGCCGCGGACGCGTTCCAAGAAGATTTCAGCGCGATGGGCGTATCCGCGGGCGCGGTTATCAACAAACGCGAAACGGCGAGAGCCGCCGAAAATCCGGACGGGTTAATGCCCGCCGCCTCAGAGTTCGACTGGAACACGAACGTGTCTAAATATTTTAAAATATCGGCGGAGAAAACGCTGAAAGTTCCGATGCGCCTGGACGACGGCACGCCGTTTATGGTCACCGACGGAAGATTTACATTCGTCAATTCCTCGGCCGACAGATCGCGCTCGGATTTTGCCATCAAGCCGGGATTCGTGCCGCTTCTTAAAGTCCTCCTTTCGCCCGACGTCCCGCCGCAGGAGCGCGTGGTTTACGGTTTTGTGGGAACGCCCGGCGCCCTCGGCGACGGCCATCGCCGTCGAAGAGCCCGCCTGACGTCGGGCGCCAAAAGTATCGCCGTCGCGGGCGGAATTGTTCCGCCCATAGACGAACCCGCGATTTTCTCGGTGGAGCATCCCGAAAATCCCGACGGCGGCGGCAAATCGTGGTATATTCTCAACACTCACCCGTCCGAAAGCGACACGCGGCGCGTCGACAACATCGACACTTTCGTTAAAAACGCATCCATCTACCGCGTTTCTCCGACGGATACCGCCCTTATGGCGTCCATGGCCGCCGGCCGCTCCATTGCCGGAATTCTCCGGCTGATATTTATGGCGCTGCTGGCCTCGGAAAATATTATGGTCTTTATTCTCAATAAAAGATGAAAAAAAACTCAAACCGGCTATTACGCATTTTCGCCGTTGCGGCTGCCGCGCTGTTATCCCTTTCGTCGTCGCCGGCGGCGGATACGTCGAGGAACATCTTTGTTTTCGCCCAGATACGCTACGAGGGCGACTGGGATCCCTATCCCGGAATGTGGGAAGAAATAATAAGTTTTCTGACGACAACCACGAGCGTGGCCGCCGCGCGGGAAAGAAAAATAATCGCCGTCGGCGA
It contains:
- the pgsA gene encoding CDP-diacylglycerol--glycerol-3-phosphate 3-phosphatidyltransferase, whose product is MNIALQLTVFRLAILPFFVFLMYVNSFEARLAALALFLLGMLSDAWDGYFARKRNEVTTLGTFLDPLADKLLISSALVSFVGLKELSIPAWMVVVIISREFLITGLRSLAAAGQVIIPADKAGKFKTTSQTVVCIAILIILVARAYIKTRMPEHTAWLEVLAPAPFTLMFLITVLTFYSGARYLSKYKYLLK
- a CDS encoding phosphatidylglycerophosphatase A, which codes for MTPSEIPPNMKPSMFFASFFGAGFFPAAPGTAGSVAAAALYALMVPRGFGLFAAAAMFIAGVFIVRATRTYLETEDDQRIVIDEAAGVWLAMAAAPQGLWNALAAVALFRFFDVLKPLGIKKIQRLPYEWGIMLDDTAAGILAAAALRAASFLTRFF
- a CDS encoding MBL fold metallo-hydrolase → MGHYARRYRRRNTCRCGFKGGIISDEVLLKIITVSVGELETNCYILIDDSSEAVVIDPGAEAKKIIAALDREKAVCRRIIFTHGHADHIGAAGDIKAKYGALILTHPLEFEALVSSEKNLSAFTGDFISAPPADGALNDGDTVSAGEISLEVMHTPGHTAGGICLIARKKNGEAFAVFSGDTIFRQTVGRCDLPGGDEKAMAASVSKFMAIRGNPAIYPGHGSATTLYAEKLSNPFFRNQL
- a CDS encoding tyrosine recombinase, producing the protein MKNPAELLQEFEAYISAEKGLARNTLEAYRSDLKIFLEYLKKLKIPVEKVVQDTVSGYLWDRKTGGMAAASIYRNMESIRQFYRFLVLEHDLPDDPTMNLPLPKTAALLPEFLSAPEIAALISSVPYKTKNQLRFRAMLEVMYSSGLRISEVLTLKKSDPDPTLGIIKVKGKGSKERIVPLNKTAAMFVEKHILSSGAAISDDGYLFAGAGGRPLSRVSFWKRLKKNAAAAGILKNVKPHSIRHSFASHLLEGGADLRSIQEMLGHSSISTTQIYTHIDRRRLKDIHKKFHPRSR
- a CDS encoding AAA family ATPase; this encodes MTNKYKAEELVAKLSRAGASVRSELSKKIVGQDEAVGQLLVALFSKGHCLIVGVPGLAKTLLVSTLSEILGLKFSRIQFTPDLMPADITGTEIIQEDPATARKIFRFIPGPVFTQILLADEINRTPPKTQSALLEAMQEMKVTSAGKSYALEPPFFVLATQNPIEQEGTYPLPEAQLDRFFFQINISYPTAAEEKTIAMTTTSREASPVDKILSASDIIALQDIVRQVPVSDYILEKVVAMVRDTRPGGKETAAKSSLKYVQWGAGPRGTQSVILAAKAHAILNSRMTVSTEDVAAVVKPALRHRMILNYTAEAEGVTTDALIEELFGAHFDERTA